A stretch of Geomonas oryzisoli DNA encodes these proteins:
- a CDS encoding JAB domain-containing protein, with protein MTIDTLFGPEEVPSPKPRTIKLKTIKAVYQTITVNDIITEYLKPNTRYTSASQVFDTFSFLRHETKEHFIALHLDGKNRIVCCDMVSTGSLNQSIVHPRELFKTALLSSAAAVILLHNHPTGDPTPSTEDLTITRRLQEAGDLIGVRVLDHIVIGDSYYSFAERGHI; from the coding sequence ATGACCATCGACACCCTGTTTGGTCCAGAAGAAGTCCCATCACCTAAACCACGTACCATTAAGCTCAAGACCATCAAGGCCGTCTATCAGACCATCACCGTCAACGACATCATCACCGAATATCTTAAGCCTAATACCCGATACACGTCAGCATCCCAGGTCTTTGACACCTTCAGCTTCCTGAGACATGAGACCAAGGAACACTTTATTGCTCTCCACCTCGATGGGAAGAATCGTATCGTCTGTTGCGATATGGTAAGCACTGGCTCCCTTAACCAAAGCATTGTCCACCCCAGAGAACTCTTCAAGACAGCACTCCTGTCATCGGCAGCAGCAGTAATCCTCTTGCATAACCATCCTACTGGTGACCCAACACCTTCAACTGAGGACCTCACCATTACCCGAAGGCTCCAAGAAGCAGGAGACCTCATCGGTGTCAGGGTACTCGACCATATCGTTATCGGTGACAGTTACTACTCGTTTGCTGAAAGGGGGCATATATGA
- a CDS encoding DUF4382 domain-containing protein has protein sequence MRNKTVAFRSVIIAIGAIIAAMLYLGGCGGGGGGASTGTLKLAITDKPSDAYQNLVISIKEIRVVPTGHENAADDDPALPVLAKFNPQEKVIDIMTLQFVQQALGELVLPAGTYRQIRLVLYPNPNGNQTPVNYLTLKSDPTNKIPLTTPSGQTSGLKILGPLEVKPGVINAVMIDFDPNTAVVKRGNSNEYNLKPTGIRLIQMANMLNQFGSIIGNVSNTLQNWSSATVSIKRRGTINDATPIASGQIFATYTSGKWQAPFSAFVPASDPNDPSWGYKTFVSSNGFALYSSATVPVVQGQASDLGQIVLVPQ, from the coding sequence ATGCGAAATAAGACTGTTGCCTTTAGATCCGTTATTATCGCGATTGGCGCCATTATTGCCGCCATGCTCTACCTCGGAGGCTGCGGCGGCGGTGGCGGCGGTGCCAGCACCGGAACCTTGAAACTCGCCATCACCGACAAGCCAAGCGATGCCTACCAGAACCTGGTCATCTCCATCAAGGAGATCAGGGTGGTCCCGACGGGACACGAAAACGCCGCTGATGACGACCCGGCCCTCCCCGTCCTGGCCAAGTTCAACCCGCAGGAAAAGGTCATCGATATCATGACCCTGCAGTTCGTCCAGCAGGCCCTGGGCGAACTCGTGCTACCCGCCGGAACCTACCGCCAGATCCGCCTGGTCCTGTACCCGAACCCCAACGGAAACCAGACCCCGGTCAACTACCTTACCTTGAAGAGCGATCCGACGAACAAGATCCCCCTGACCACACCGAGCGGCCAGACCTCCGGGCTCAAGATTCTCGGTCCCCTCGAGGTGAAACCGGGCGTGATCAACGCGGTCATGATCGACTTCGACCCGAACACTGCCGTGGTGAAACGTGGCAACAGCAACGAGTACAACCTGAAGCCGACCGGCATCAGGCTGATCCAGATGGCCAACATGCTGAACCAGTTCGGCTCCATCATCGGCAACGTCAGCAACACGCTCCAGAACTGGAGCAGCGCGACCGTTTCCATCAAGCGTCGCGGGACCATCAACGACGCCACCCCCATCGCCTCGGGCCAGATCTTCGCGACCTATACCAGCGGCAAGTGGCAAGCCCCCTTCTCCGCCTTCGTGCCTGCCAGCGACCCGAACGACCCGAGCTGGGGCTACAAGACCTTCGTAAGCTCCAACGGCTTCGCACTCTACTCCTCGGCAACAGTGCCGGTGGTGCAAGGGCAGGCCAGCGATCTGGGGCAGATCGTCCTTGTTCCGCAATAG
- a CDS encoding lipid-binding SYLF domain-containing protein, producing the protein MKTMKLLAAAVAAVLMVVSVTPAYAGKESRKIEDCVEVVKAIKAIPEEGIPPMLLKNAQGIMIIPEVLKVGFVVGGRYGTGVLTVRNEKGNWSDPVFVKIAGGSLGWQIGAESTDLILVFKTKKGVDGVLRGKFTLGADASVAAGPVGRSAEGATDVTLKSEILSYSRSRGLFAGIALNGAALMIDDDANGAYYGNLDPRTIAAGEAGKRTPEVKQLLDLL; encoded by the coding sequence ATGAAAACCATGAAACTCTTGGCAGCTGCTGTCGCTGCCGTCTTGATGGTGGTTTCTGTAACACCCGCCTATGCCGGAAAGGAGTCGAGGAAGATCGAGGACTGCGTCGAGGTGGTCAAGGCGATCAAGGCAATCCCTGAAGAGGGGATTCCCCCGATGCTGTTGAAGAACGCGCAAGGCATCATGATCATCCCCGAAGTGCTCAAGGTGGGCTTCGTGGTCGGCGGCAGGTACGGCACCGGTGTCCTGACCGTGCGCAACGAGAAGGGAAACTGGAGCGATCCCGTGTTCGTGAAAATAGCCGGTGGCAGCCTGGGGTGGCAGATCGGCGCCGAATCGACGGACCTGATCCTGGTCTTCAAAACGAAAAAAGGGGTGGACGGCGTACTCAGGGGCAAGTTCACCCTTGGAGCCGACGCCTCGGTAGCCGCCGGCCCGGTCGGAAGAAGCGCCGAGGGGGCGACCGACGTCACCCTGAAGAGCGAGATACTTTCCTATTCGCGCAGCCGCGGCCTTTTTGCCGGGATTGCCCTCAACGGTGCCGCGCTCATGATCGACGACGATGCCAACGGCGCGTACTACGGCAACCTAGATCCCAGGACCATAGCGGCCGGTGAGGCCGGCAAACGCACCCCGGAAGTAAAGCAACTGCTCGACCTGCTGTAA
- a CDS encoding tyrosine-type recombinase/integrase, translating into MAVYKRGDKAVFYMNFSVDGVRVSRSTGKFSKREAKLVEAVEKKRMMVEGALSQRERAARMLLSIAIQKTYDERWKDNKDGLKAKRLAERAMDLIGDIPLCKIEDQTIKRMVKKLEDSGVKGATINRYLATMKTLLRHHQQPWEHIKLKKESKGRIRVLSKEEEITVVRLLRDTDHSTKRSYYPEAADLVEVLVDTGCRLSEILNLKYEDINWDNNLISIWINKGDKPRSIPMTKKVRGILLARQAGDWFKPFTIDIYQAQKAWNWSRKRMMLDDDREFVMHALRHTCATRLLDRGIDLYTVKEWLGHSTIQVTERYAHLKPDKLVTAAEALET; encoded by the coding sequence ATGGCAGTCTACAAACGAGGAGATAAGGCAGTGTTCTACATGAACTTCTCAGTTGATGGAGTCCGAGTCAGCAGGAGTACCGGCAAGTTCAGTAAAAGGGAAGCCAAGTTAGTGGAAGCTGTCGAGAAGAAGAGGATGATGGTCGAAGGTGCATTATCCCAAAGGGAGAGAGCAGCAAGGATGCTCCTGAGCATTGCCATCCAGAAGACCTATGACGAACGATGGAAGGATAACAAGGATGGACTCAAGGCTAAGAGGTTAGCAGAACGTGCAATGGACCTGATAGGAGACATACCCCTCTGCAAGATCGAGGACCAGACCATCAAGCGTATGGTCAAGAAGTTGGAGGATTCAGGTGTCAAGGGAGCTACCATCAACCGATATCTTGCGACAATGAAGACCCTGTTACGCCACCACCAGCAACCATGGGAACATATCAAATTAAAGAAGGAGAGCAAAGGGAGGATTCGGGTACTGTCCAAGGAAGAGGAGATCACCGTTGTCAGGTTGCTACGGGATACCGATCATTCCACGAAGAGGAGCTACTACCCTGAAGCGGCTGACTTGGTAGAGGTCTTGGTTGACACCGGATGCAGGTTATCGGAGATCTTGAATCTCAAGTACGAGGATATCAACTGGGATAACAACCTCATTAGCATCTGGATCAACAAAGGAGACAAGCCCAGGAGCATTCCCATGACGAAGAAGGTAAGGGGAATACTGTTGGCACGACAGGCAGGGGACTGGTTTAAGCCCTTCACCATCGACATATACCAAGCGCAGAAGGCATGGAACTGGAGTCGGAAGAGGATGATGCTCGATGATGATAGGGAGTTCGTCATGCATGCTCTGCGGCACACATGCGCTACCAGACTATTGGATAGGGGAATTGACCTGTACACGGTTAAGGAGTGGCTTGGTCACAGCACCATTCAGGTAACAGAGCGGTATGCCCACCTGAAACCAGATAAATTGGTTACAGCTGCGGAAGCTCTGGAAACGTGA
- a CDS encoding bacteriohemerythrin — translation MPIIEWKNCYVVGIQEIDQHHQSLVQYLNKTYDHFREGHPLDPSVLEILIDYSMQHFGCEERWMENSSYPKLGPHKEEHRQFRTKISQLKKKQALDTKASVELLWFLCNWVTHHIRETDADFGRYLNSQSQHG, via the coding sequence ATGCCTATAATTGAATGGAAGAACTGCTATGTGGTCGGCATACAGGAGATCGATCAACACCACCAAAGTCTGGTGCAGTATCTCAACAAGACGTATGACCACTTCAGGGAGGGGCACCCGTTGGACCCCTCAGTGCTGGAGATCCTCATCGATTATTCCATGCAGCATTTCGGCTGCGAAGAGCGCTGGATGGAGAACTCCTCCTATCCAAAGCTTGGGCCGCACAAGGAAGAGCACCGGCAATTCCGGACCAAGATCTCGCAATTGAAGAAAAAACAGGCGCTCGACACCAAGGCATCCGTCGAGCTTCTCTGGTTTCTCTGCAACTGGGTCACCCACCACATCCGCGAGACGGATGCGGACTTCGGCAGGTACCTGAACTCCCAGTCCCAACACGGGTGA
- a CDS encoding radical SAM/SPASM domain-containing protein, whose translation MTAANATLDRFFRTVSNVSMLLTDRCNLRCSYCFIDCTPANDSRMSLDTAKEIARLLIGNSQYPQVVLHLYGGEPLLVDDAWFAEFVAYAKAVGQQQGKGVIFPLSTNGTLLDEARMARLHDLGISFSISCDGPPHIHDACREGGEKIHELFTMARKRNIPVGVVATINRHNCDRMSEVMEYLREQGVAGMISNFVVAQGRGDAEQLSADQMYRSTVAMIEHMLKTNLSVDDMRIGRLAYQFLSARHGNITQPQWNRSCDSAEDKVGIDAEGNIFVCGGTRNRDYLLGKLGEEIDERGVQRLRDNFPRKGTWYIRCFDCEANHFCTHGCPISCDLSETFRENHCNYTKRMWTYFCNNQDQARKLHEMTMQKMQQCMKPPTGSDDRHRCQRDAGAQGGQ comes from the coding sequence ATGACTGCTGCCAACGCCACCTTGGATAGGTTCTTTCGCACCGTCTCGAATGTTTCCATGCTGCTGACCGACCGCTGCAACTTGCGCTGTTCGTATTGTTTCATCGACTGCACGCCGGCAAACGACTCCAGGATGTCGCTCGATACCGCGAAGGAGATAGCCCGTCTCCTGATCGGGAACTCCCAGTACCCGCAAGTAGTCCTGCATCTGTACGGCGGCGAGCCGCTGCTGGTCGACGACGCCTGGTTCGCCGAGTTCGTCGCCTATGCCAAGGCAGTTGGCCAACAGCAGGGCAAAGGGGTGATTTTCCCCCTGAGTACCAACGGCACCCTGCTCGACGAAGCCCGCATGGCGAGGCTGCATGACCTCGGCATATCCTTCTCGATAAGCTGCGACGGGCCTCCCCATATCCACGACGCCTGCAGGGAGGGAGGCGAGAAGATCCACGAACTGTTCACGATGGCAAGGAAGAGGAACATCCCGGTCGGAGTGGTTGCCACCATCAACAGGCACAACTGCGACAGGATGTCAGAGGTAATGGAGTATCTGCGTGAGCAGGGGGTGGCGGGGATGATCTCGAACTTCGTGGTCGCACAGGGGCGTGGCGATGCCGAGCAACTGTCCGCGGACCAGATGTACCGAAGCACCGTCGCGATGATCGAACACATGCTGAAGACCAACCTGTCCGTGGATGACATGAGGATCGGCCGACTCGCATACCAATTCCTCTCAGCCCGCCATGGCAATATCACTCAGCCTCAATGGAACCGCTCCTGTGATTCGGCAGAGGACAAGGTCGGCATAGATGCAGAGGGAAACATCTTCGTCTGCGGTGGAACCAGGAACAGGGATTACCTGCTCGGCAAGTTGGGCGAGGAGATTGACGAGCGCGGGGTACAGCGGCTGCGAGATAACTTCCCCAGGAAGGGTACCTGGTATATCCGCTGCTTCGATTGCGAGGCCAACCACTTTTGCACCCACGGCTGCCCCATTTCCTGCGACCTCTCCGAAACCTTCCGGGAGAACCACTGCAACTACACCAAGCGGATGTGGACATACTTCTGTAACAACCAGGACCAGGCCAGGAAGCTTCATGAGATGACCATGCAGAAAATGCAGCAGTGCATGAAACCGCCGACAGGGAGTGACGACCGCCACCGGTGTCAGCGCGATGCCGGAGCACAAGGCGGTCAGTAG
- a CDS encoding response regulator, which yields MRQETTAGGKTILLVDDEPQLRAMFHDLLVRQGYNVIQAIDGQDALEKFKQNQQNISLVVTDIVMPRMDGISSYKIMRTINPSLNVIYMSGYVPERPLPEGVSILVKPFSPVDILQAIRSILGD from the coding sequence ATGAGACAGGAAACTACAGCTGGTGGCAAAACGATACTTCTTGTCGATGATGAGCCACAATTACGGGCGATGTTTCATGACCTCCTGGTTCGTCAAGGCTACAATGTGATACAGGCAATTGATGGCCAAGATGCGCTAGAAAAATTCAAGCAAAACCAGCAGAATATCAGTTTGGTTGTAACTGACATCGTCATGCCTCGAATGGACGGTATCTCAAGCTATAAGATCATGAGAACCATAAACCCTTCTCTTAATGTGATCTATATGAGCGGATATGTCCCAGAGCGCCCACTTCCCGAAGGAGTTAGTATCCTCGTTAAGCCCTTCTCTCCTGTTGATATCCTTCAAGCTATTCGCTCAATCCTAGGTGACTAA
- a CDS encoding carbonic anhydrase yields MFKKLAVFLVLAGSLLSASASWAASTTTAVTPDQALSMLMAGNREFVRGEIEHLERMSTPARRTDLVAGQHPYAIVLTCSDSRVPPEILFDKGLGEIFVARVAGNIASASELLGSIEYGVEHLGASLIMVLGHSKCGAVTATYDSHVTGTMPAKNIDSLVKAIDPAVTEVLATNPTGTKAEVVEECIVENIKKVAESIEVNSPIVKEYLEVGKVKLVKAKYDLATGVVTVLP; encoded by the coding sequence ATGTTCAAAAAGTTGGCTGTATTCTTGGTACTGGCAGGAAGTCTGCTCTCCGCTTCGGCAAGTTGGGCTGCGTCTACCACGACAGCGGTCACACCGGATCAGGCTCTGAGCATGCTGATGGCGGGGAACAGGGAATTCGTAAGAGGTGAGATCGAACATCTGGAGAGGATGTCGACTCCTGCACGCAGAACCGATCTGGTAGCAGGGCAACACCCCTACGCTATCGTTCTGACCTGTTCCGATTCCCGAGTTCCTCCCGAGATCCTCTTCGATAAGGGACTGGGGGAAATCTTCGTTGCCCGCGTGGCCGGCAACATCGCCTCGGCTAGCGAGCTGTTGGGCAGCATCGAATACGGCGTTGAGCATCTGGGGGCCTCGCTGATCATGGTCCTTGGCCACTCCAAATGCGGTGCTGTAACCGCCACCTACGATTCGCACGTCACCGGAACCATGCCTGCAAAGAATATTGACAGCCTGGTGAAAGCCATCGATCCGGCCGTGACCGAGGTGCTGGCCACCAACCCGACCGGGACCAAGGCGGAGGTGGTCGAGGAATGCATCGTTGAGAACATCAAAAAGGTGGCCGAATCGATCGAAGTGAACTCCCCGATAGTGAAGGAGTATCTGGAAGTCGGGAAGGTGAAGCTCGTGAAGGCGAAATACGACCTCGCCACCGGTGTGGTCACCGTGCTTCCGTAG
- a CDS encoding recombinase family protein — protein MPKAYSYMRFSTPDQAKGDSKRRQSQQAEEYAAAHGLELDDKLTYSDFGVSAFRGANIEIGKLGQFMEAIRRKEVESGSYLLVESLDRISRDVILPAQNIFTQIILEGVTIVTLADRRVYSAESVNKSPFLLIEAIVILIRANEESEMKSKRLKSMWENKRKNAFTQTLTTVGPGWLKYNKKTQQFEVIPERAAIVNRIYTEYLSGKGYLTIARTLRLDKVRTWTFKKGEKSIWREHYVSRILKNPAVIGTLTPHVMGHGNGKIQRIPLEGIKNYYPPVISEELYEKVQARRRQYKTRYCDSAALKNIFSMIGRCPQCNGRMMYLKKGPRWDYIICTNAQYQQGCTTNNIPYGRLQTVFLLEFAKALSEFPFINPVISKTRLGVAHLKERLRRATVRQNKLLNNLKKGLELECYQSTMSLNMDLQTLETTIDDCHKELIRLNSLHNDHNLKQMNLHIHDFITNASVDYINRELLNKLLRAMCETILISHNLIDVKFKMGPRLCIEYDKYVSEYEYITKY, from the coding sequence ATGCCAAAAGCATACAGTTATATGAGGTTTAGTACTCCTGACCAGGCAAAAGGTGATAGCAAGAGGAGGCAGTCCCAACAAGCTGAGGAATATGCAGCCGCTCATGGCTTAGAACTTGATGACAAGCTAACCTACAGTGATTTCGGGGTGTCAGCGTTCAGAGGTGCAAATATTGAGATAGGTAAGCTTGGTCAGTTCATGGAAGCTATAAGGCGTAAGGAAGTCGAAAGCGGTAGCTACCTCTTAGTAGAATCTCTGGACAGAATAAGCAGAGATGTCATTTTGCCAGCTCAGAACATATTTACTCAAATAATATTAGAAGGCGTAACAATCGTTACACTAGCTGACAGAAGAGTTTATTCTGCCGAATCTGTAAACAAATCACCATTTCTGTTAATTGAAGCAATAGTGATTTTGATCAGAGCAAATGAAGAATCCGAAATGAAGTCCAAACGACTTAAGTCAATGTGGGAAAATAAACGTAAAAACGCTTTCACGCAAACATTGACAACAGTAGGTCCTGGTTGGTTAAAATATAACAAAAAAACTCAACAGTTTGAGGTCATACCAGAGCGTGCCGCTATAGTGAATAGGATATATACCGAGTACCTGAGCGGGAAGGGGTATTTGACTATTGCACGAACCTTACGTTTGGACAAGGTACGTACATGGACGTTTAAGAAGGGAGAAAAATCAATTTGGCGAGAACATTACGTCAGTAGAATATTAAAAAACCCAGCGGTTATTGGCACCTTGACTCCACACGTAATGGGCCATGGTAATGGTAAGATCCAAAGGATACCCTTGGAAGGCATCAAAAACTATTACCCCCCTGTTATCTCCGAGGAACTGTATGAAAAGGTGCAAGCTAGGCGGCGTCAATATAAAACAAGATACTGTGACTCAGCAGCTTTAAAAAACATTTTTTCAATGATTGGAAGATGTCCTCAATGCAATGGTCGTATGATGTACCTCAAGAAAGGTCCACGTTGGGATTATATCATCTGCACCAACGCACAATATCAACAAGGTTGTACCACGAACAATATCCCCTATGGCAGACTCCAAACTGTATTTCTGTTAGAGTTCGCCAAAGCTTTATCGGAATTCCCGTTTATCAATCCAGTGATCAGTAAAACCAGACTTGGGGTCGCACATCTTAAAGAAAGACTTAGACGTGCCACGGTGAGACAAAATAAACTGCTTAACAACTTAAAAAAAGGACTAGAGCTTGAATGCTATCAAAGTACAATGAGCTTAAATATGGATTTACAAACACTTGAGACCACAATTGACGATTGCCATAAAGAACTAATACGGTTAAATTCACTACACAACGATCATAATTTAAAACAAATGAACCTGCATATACATGATTTCATAACAAACGCATCTGTTGACTATATCAATCGTGAGCTTCTAAATAAATTGCTTAGGGCCATGTGCGAAACAATACTCATTTCTCATAATCTGATCGACGTTAAATTCAAAATGGGGCCTAGGCTTTGTATTGAATACGACAAATATGTCTCTGAGTACGAATACATAACTAAATATTAA